The genome window AGAAGcaagcaaggcaaggcaaggctgGGCCACTGTGAACAAATGCGCCACACTGTGTTGCGCTCGCCTGCCGAGGCTGATAAATTACAACCTTTTCTACTGAAATCGTCGCGTATCTTTACCGCGTCCGACTATTTGCCTGCCACTTTAACGACGGCAACCTCTACCTCCCACCATTCTCTCCAGACAACCCTCATACACCCCGAACAAACCCACCGCGACCATGTCCCGCCACCACCCGTACGTCCCCtacccatcccccccaacccggctaaccccccctccagaGACCTAGTAATGTGCCGCAAACAACCCGGCATAGCCATCGGCCGCCTCTGCGACAAGTGCGACGGCAAGTGCCCCGTCTGCGACTCCTACGTCCgacccaccaccctcgtccGCATCTGCGACGAGTGCTCCTTCGGCAACTACCAAAACAAGTGCGTCGTctgcggcggcgagggcatCTCGGACGCCTTCTACTGCTTCGAGTGCACCCGCCTCGAAAAGGACCGGGACGGGTGCCCAAAGATTATCAACCTGGGGAGTTCGAGGACTGATGTACGTTTCCCCCCTTACGCTCTATATATGGCGGCATGGATACTAATGTCTTTGTCAACAGCTGTTTtaccaaaagaaaacgaaTCGGACGGGGTTCTAGTAGGGTGGTGCCCTGGGCTGGGcggttttattttttaatactaCCATGCATGATATTTTGCGTTGCGGTGAGGATTGATGTCATCTAGATGTGGCTTCAAGgagcggagaagaagagcatAGAAACGGCGTTCATGGCGTTTGGgagcaaagagaaaaaagaaacggACATTTGTCATTATATACCCCTTGCGAGCGTGGGAGGACATATATTCTGTCATGAATAAACACACTGCAGATTTCAAGTCCAATGAGTACCCAAGTGGAATacttttgttctttttgtcTTCTCTCTGCGCTATACTAGTCTTATACTGGAAACTGATATtattcttctcttttctcatCTCCATCATGATGATGCAACAAGTCTTGCGAAAATACAACGTGCATAACAAGGAAAACAAATTAAGTGGGTAAAAACAAGACCGGAAGAGAGCGCCCCAGCTCGCGATGCAAAGAAGAATCACAACACAACATGATATACAGCCCACAACCCATTAACGGGATACAGCCACATGCCCGCAAGTCACTCAGATATAGCTGACCTTGGTCCCCATCCCCGCCGTGGCAGCCACCTTCCCCCAAGCAACCCCCACCAgcctcatcaccctctccctcgtcctcttcctcccaaacacaaccaccaacccaatAATAAACGCCAAAAACCTATACATCGCAAACGGGTTCATCTGCCACGCCTTGGCAAACTgatccaccacccccttcaaattccccaacaccaccgtcgCCCTACTGGCCAACGTCATGGTCCCCTCACtatccctcctcgccttcccccCCGAAGGACCCCCCACCGGCATCTTCGCCCccgcaccaccccc of Podospora pseudopauciseta strain CBS 411.78 chromosome 7 map unlocalized CBS411.78m_7, whole genome shotgun sequence contains these proteins:
- the ini1 gene encoding Pre-mRNA-splicing factor ini1 (EggNog:ENOG503P2QV; BUSCO:EOG09265DWT; COG:S) translates to MSRHHPDLVMCRKQPGIAIGRLCDKCDGKCPVCDSYVRPTTLVRICDECSFGNYQNKCVVCGGEGISDAFYCFECTRLEKDRDGCPKIINLGSSRTDLFYQKKTNRTGF